A genomic stretch from Cellulomonas sp. KRMCY2 includes:
- a CDS encoding NAD(P)-dependent oxidoreductase — protein MPHEADPRTPGYTVAVLGLGAMGLPMATRLVTGLTVHGFDIDAARLRLAADAGVVPSSSAREAVTGADAVLVAVRSGTQLDDVLFGPDGVATSLRTGAVVILTSTVGTEAIPATVAGLAARGVALVDAPLSGGPARAGAGDLLIVVGAEPAALERARPVLELLASTLTVVGDRPGDGQALKTVNQLLCGVHIAAAAEALALADALGLDPARTLEALGAGAAGSFMLANRGPRILQAYTEAGAEVLSRLDIFVKDMGIVGRATRAAGLPSPLAAAAEQLYLLGQAQGLGAADDSAVIKVVAPTRRSTGRP, from the coding sequence ATGCCGCACGAGGCAGATCCCCGAACCCCCGGCTACACCGTCGCCGTCCTGGGCCTGGGCGCGATGGGCCTGCCGATGGCGACCCGGCTCGTCACCGGGCTCACGGTGCACGGGTTCGACATCGACGCCGCCCGGCTGCGGCTCGCCGCCGACGCCGGCGTCGTGCCCAGCAGCTCGGCGCGCGAGGCCGTCACCGGTGCCGACGCGGTGCTGGTCGCGGTGCGCAGCGGAACCCAGCTCGACGACGTCCTGTTCGGTCCCGACGGCGTGGCCACGAGCCTGCGAACCGGCGCCGTGGTGATCCTGACCAGCACCGTCGGCACCGAGGCGATCCCCGCGACGGTCGCCGGTCTGGCCGCGCGCGGCGTGGCCCTGGTCGATGCGCCGCTGTCGGGCGGCCCGGCCCGGGCAGGTGCCGGCGACCTGCTGATCGTCGTCGGCGCGGAGCCCGCCGCCCTCGAGCGGGCACGGCCGGTCCTGGAGCTCCTGGCATCGACGCTCACCGTGGTCGGTGACCGGCCCGGCGACGGTCAGGCGCTCAAGACGGTCAACCAGCTGCTGTGCGGTGTGCACATCGCCGCCGCCGCAGAGGCCCTGGCCCTGGCCGATGCGCTCGGTCTCGACCCGGCCAGGACTCTCGAGGCACTGGGAGCCGGTGCGGCCGGCTCGTTCATGCTCGCCAACCGCGGCCCGCGGATCCTCCAGGCCTACACCGAGGCGGGGGCCGAGGTGCTCAGTCGGCTGGACATCTTCGTCAAGGACATGGGCATCGTCGGCCGGGCAACCCGCGCCGCAGGGCTGCCGTCCCCGCTCGCCGCAGCCGCTGAACAGCTCTACCTGCTCGGGCAGGCCCAGGGCCTCGGGGCAGCGGACGACTCCGCGGTGATCAAGGTCGTGGCGCCGACGCGACGGTCGACCGGACGGCCCTGA
- a CDS encoding four-carbon acid sugar kinase family protein: MALEAELLAGFPPGVPVDPAAVAASVAAAPRILVVLDDDPTGTQSVADLPVLLRWEVEDFVWAFTHRIGTTTAPAVYVLTNTRSLDATEAAARTRDVVTTALAAAAATGTTLGFVSRSDSTLRGHYPLEPDVIAATLLEVAGLPTDGVVIVPAFPDAGRITIGGVHYMRADGVLTPVADTEYAQDASFGYRSSELARYVEEKSAGRFAASDVIVLDLAVVRGGATGIAAAVAPATDSTPIVVDIVTEDDLRALALGLALAEAQGMRLLYRVGPPFVRARIGQRERPPLCRAEACAGAGPGGGLIVVGSHVGTTTRQLAVLTARHASAAVVELQVELLLDPATAGAHVAATASAVAEALTRTDVILHTSRLLVRADDPAESLRIARAVSAAVVEVVRRTIALHRPRFVVAKGGITSSDVAAHGLEIRRAVVRGPMLPGIVSLWEPVDGPAAGIPYVVFAGNVGDDAALAAVVRTLSTMP, encoded by the coding sequence GTGGCACTCGAGGCTGAGCTCCTGGCCGGGTTCCCGCCCGGGGTCCCGGTCGATCCGGCGGCGGTGGCGGCCTCGGTCGCGGCAGCGCCCCGCATCCTGGTCGTGCTGGACGACGACCCGACCGGCACCCAGTCGGTCGCGGACCTCCCGGTGCTCCTGCGATGGGAGGTCGAGGACTTCGTCTGGGCCTTCACCCACCGCATCGGGACCACGACCGCGCCGGCGGTGTACGTGCTGACCAACACGCGCAGCCTGGACGCCACCGAGGCGGCGGCCAGGACGCGGGACGTCGTGACCACAGCGCTCGCCGCGGCGGCGGCCACCGGCACCACGCTGGGCTTCGTCAGTCGCAGCGACTCCACCCTGCGCGGGCACTACCCCCTCGAGCCGGACGTCATCGCGGCGACCCTGCTCGAGGTGGCCGGTCTGCCGACCGACGGCGTGGTGATCGTCCCTGCGTTCCCCGACGCGGGCCGGATCACCATCGGCGGGGTGCACTACATGCGCGCCGACGGCGTCCTGACCCCCGTCGCCGACACGGAGTACGCGCAGGACGCCAGCTTCGGCTACCGGAGCTCGGAGCTGGCCAGGTACGTCGAGGAGAAGTCCGCCGGGCGGTTCGCCGCGTCGGACGTCATCGTCCTGGACCTGGCCGTCGTCCGGGGCGGGGCGACGGGCATCGCCGCGGCCGTCGCCCCGGCCACGGACTCGACCCCGATCGTGGTCGACATCGTCACCGAGGACGACCTGCGGGCTCTGGCCCTGGGCCTGGCACTGGCCGAGGCCCAGGGCATGCGACTGCTGTACCGGGTCGGTCCACCCTTCGTCCGGGCCCGCATCGGGCAGCGGGAACGACCGCCCCTGTGCCGCGCGGAGGCGTGCGCCGGGGCGGGGCCCGGTGGCGGGCTGATCGTGGTCGGCTCCCATGTCGGGACGACGACCCGGCAGCTGGCCGTGCTGACCGCTCGGCACGCCTCGGCGGCGGTGGTCGAGCTCCAGGTCGAGCTCCTGCTGGACCCGGCCACTGCCGGCGCACACGTGGCGGCGACCGCCTCGGCCGTCGCGGAAGCGCTGACCCGGACGGACGTGATCCTGCACACCAGCAGGCTGCTGGTCCGGGCCGACGATCCGGCCGAGAGCCTGCGCATCGCGCGGGCCGTCTCGGCAGCCGTCGTCGAGGTCGTGCGTCGGACGATCGCGCTCCACCGGCCACGGTTCGTCGTCGCCAAGGGCGGTATCACGTCCTCCGACGTCGCCGCGCACGGCCTGGAGATCCGCCGTGCCGTGGTCCGGGGCCCGATGCTGCCCGGCATCGTCTCCCTGTGGGAGCCGGTGGACGGCCCGGCCGCGGGGATCCCCTACGTCGTGTTCGCCGGCAACGTCGGGGACGACGCGGCCCTGGCCGCCGTGGTGCGCACGCTCAGCACGATGCCCTGA
- a CDS encoding LacI family DNA-binding transcriptional regulator — protein sequence MSVVENVPSRPRTPTLRDVATLAGVSVATASKALNGRANVHPETRRRVIEAADRVSFTPNSLAQAIVAGQTGTVGLLTNDLVGRFSLPILMGAEDAFGGGKMSVLLCDAREDAIREQHHLRALLGRRVDGLIVVGSTTDPRTTLGRLPIPVVYAYAPSTDPHDASVIPDNVNAGALAVEHLVATGRRRIAHISGEVQYSAAQDRAKGALAALTAAGLDLAGATVRFGSWTEAWGRAATHTLLDQNPDVDAILCGSDQIARGVLDVLRDRGIDVPGQVAVMGFDNWHIMTSGARPPLTSIDMNLEMLGRRAAQLLVDAMNGTTTTGVETMPCRLVVRGSTALGA from the coding sequence GTGAGCGTCGTCGAGAATGTGCCGAGCCGACCGCGGACACCGACCCTGCGTGATGTGGCGACGCTGGCCGGGGTCTCGGTCGCCACGGCCTCCAAGGCGCTGAACGGGCGGGCCAACGTGCACCCCGAGACCCGGCGCCGGGTGATCGAGGCCGCCGATCGGGTCTCGTTCACACCCAACTCCCTGGCCCAGGCGATCGTCGCCGGGCAGACCGGGACGGTCGGGCTGCTGACCAACGACCTGGTCGGCCGGTTCAGCCTGCCGATCCTGATGGGCGCCGAGGACGCGTTCGGCGGCGGGAAGATGTCGGTCCTGCTGTGCGACGCACGCGAGGACGCGATCCGTGAGCAGCACCACCTGCGCGCCCTGCTCGGCCGGCGCGTCGACGGCCTGATCGTGGTCGGCAGCACGACGGACCCCCGGACGACGCTGGGCCGGTTGCCGATCCCGGTCGTCTACGCCTACGCCCCCTCGACCGACCCCCACGACGCCTCGGTGATCCCCGACAACGTCAACGCCGGAGCCCTGGCCGTCGAGCACCTGGTGGCCACCGGCCGCCGCCGGATCGCCCACATCTCCGGTGAGGTGCAGTACTCCGCCGCCCAGGACCGCGCCAAGGGCGCCCTGGCCGCCCTGACCGCCGCCGGTCTGGACCTGGCCGGGGCGACGGTCCGGTTCGGCAGCTGGACCGAGGCCTGGGGCCGCGCCGCGACCCACACCCTGCTCGACCAGAACCCGGACGTCGACGCGATCCTGTGCGGCAGCGACCAGATCGCCCGCGGGGTCCTGGACGTCCTGCGCGACCGCGGCATCGACGTCCCCGGTCAGGTCGCGGTCATGGGCTTCGACAACTGGCACATCATGACCTCCGGCGCCCGCCCACCCCTGACCAGCATCGACATGAACCTCGAGATGCTCGGCCGCCGCGCCGCCCAGCTCCTCGTCGACGCCATGAACGGCACCACCACGACCGGCGTGGAGACCATGCCCTGCCGCCTCGTGGTCCGCGGCTCCACCGCCCTCGGCGCCTGA